The Erigeron canadensis isolate Cc75 chromosome 4, C_canadensis_v1, whole genome shotgun sequence genome window below encodes:
- the LOC122596902 gene encoding uncharacterized protein LOC122596902 — MESVDASAYTKTGGKIFELLDNVVEKVGAKNVVQVITDNGSNFKKAGQMLMEKRQHIYWTPCAAHCLDLMFEDIGKIKQVKSVVHKGISLVSYIYNHTTLLSMMRKFTENNELARCGVTRFATNYLTFKSLHRHKNALRNMFADERWTKSKLSKETKWKRANGIVFTPTFWNNITFSIKVMSPIVKVLRLVDNEKKPAMGYIYEAMERAKLAVKAAFVTTVPEMFYLSP, encoded by the exons ATGGAGTCGGTTGATGCATCTGCTTACACAAAGACGGGCGGAAAGATTTTTGAGCTTCTGGACAACGTTGTGGAGAAAGTTGGCGCAAAAAATGTTGTCCAAGTTATAACCGACAATGGAAGTAACTTCAAGAAAGCTG GCCAAATGCTCATGGAAAAGCGGCAACATATATATTGGACACCTTGTGCTGCTCACTGTTTAGATCTTATGTTTGAAGACATCGGTAAGATCAAACAAGTGAAATCAGTAGTTCATAAAGGTATTTCTCTTGTGAGTTACATCTATAACCATACTACTTTGCTAAGCATGATGAGGAAGTTTACAGAGAACAATGAGTTAGCTAGATGTGGAGTTACTAGATTTGCAACAAATTATCTCACTTTTAAAAGTTTGCATAGACACAAAAATGCTTTGAGAAATATGTTTGCTGATGAAAGATGGACCAAAAGTAAATTGTCTAAAGAAACAAAGTGGAAACGAGCTAATGGTATTGTTTTCACCCCTACTTTCTGGAACAATATCACTTTTAGTATAAAAGTGATGAGTCCAATTGTGAAAGTGCTTCGCCTAGTTGATAATGAAAAGAAACCAGCAATGGGTTACATATATGAAGCCATGGAAAGGGCTAAGCTTGCAGTTAAAGCTGCttttgtaacaaccgtcccagaaatgttctatttaagtccTTGA